In a single window of the Bactrocera dorsalis isolate Fly_Bdor chromosome 2, ASM2337382v1, whole genome shotgun sequence genome:
- the LOC105227568 gene encoding uncharacterized protein LOC105227568 isoform X2, producing MNVRKIQRSYQPLLSLQINTVAAAVHTTAASAVADAFVIVVVVAVVVVVVVAVAANVAVIADYRIVYVTLRLGPDSISKAIRKRHTQHYNSNYLIILITATKRKTKTYTIKYNARRHCYEPLDDQNNRNAIIKCDKKNILEKYKCVVCKINKNTINSTKALTRNNENTDFKDTRLSEMASNVHNMKMTLNISPSVERHDADVDHGVSVSGNYNHNVTTKSNTKSSAFLTLPFLTVFWLSICGFATSLFNIQAFAAKMLRLQESLVLCGIMGNKNQHHGKPSVGTPLVPSLLTQLPARKPLSPRLPRAAAAAASSTLVGSDLCASSFTSMISAPQTRIPFTISYVFYAMFILFLLPTVHSDDGDNFFLVNTFSMSPETTTPQFDYASRGQKKFGDKCENTLECGFPGSICDAKKKSCQCTEDLPVTNHIDKCGKEAAVNESCFFNEQCEVKHYQTECRDGRCACRYEMMPFWGKDGTVECKGRGDKRGPETYIDPAMIGVLVGMALMFIIICVVLRLFSQARWRENRTIFNTPNPRLMNVSLLRDSKLLHGQERRGSRMSVRAPSRQPSMASLRPHSPNPSLDHKAGRMTRSKSNTRSSDSRVSDVSNCSRLLEHPHTTMHAPHTYAPYTPTTHTTYHHHHQQPPSPQSQPPEPPQSNATATATANADTDIETAMCLTTPPAVAIKANKF from the exons ATGAATGTGAGGAAAATACAACGTTCGTATCAACCATTGTTATCGCTTCAAATAAACACTGTTGCTGCCGCCGTTCACACAACTGCCGCTTCTGCTGTTGCTGATGCTTTCGTGATCGTCGTCGTCGTAGCTGTCGTTGTCGTCGTCGTTGTTGCTGTCGCCGCAAATGTTGCCGTTATTGCTGATTATCGAATAGTCTATGTTACACTGCGGCTCGGACCGGATAGTATTAGCAAAGCGATTCGTAAGAGGCATACTCAACACTACAACAGCAACtacttaataatattaataacagcaacaaaaagaaaaacaaaaacgtacACAATTAAATACAATGCACGACGCCATTGTTATGAGCCGTTAGACGATCAAAACAATCGCAATGCTATTATAAAATGCGACAAGAAAAACAttctagaaaaatataaatgtgtagtttgtaaaattaacaaaaatacaattaacTCTACGAAAGCTTTAACACGAAATAACGAAAACACCGATTTTAAGGATACTCGTCTAAGTGAAATGGCCAGCAACGTACATAATATGAAAATGACTTTGAATATTTCGCCATCGGTGGAACGCCACGACGCCGATGTCGATCACGGCGTGTCCGTGTCAGGCAATTACAATCACAATGTCACAACTAAGTCCAATACTAAAAGTAGTGCATTCCTAACATTGCCATTTCTAACGGTTTTCTGGCTATCAATTTGTGGTTTCGCCACTTCATTATTCAATATTCAAGCGTTCGCCGCGAAAATGTTGCGCCTACAAGAATCGCTAGTACTGTGTGGCATTATGGGCAACAAAAACCAACATCATGGGAAACCAAGTGTCGGCACACCATTAGTGCCATCTCTGCTGACACAGTTGCCTGCGCGTAAGCCGTTGTCGCCACGACTACCCCGAGCAGCCGCGGCCGCAGCATCCTCAACACTAGTTGGCAGTGACTTGTGCGCCAGTTCATTTACGTCAATGATTTCTGCACCGCAAACACGTATCCCTTTCACCATTTCGTATGTGTTCTATGCCATGTTCATCCTTTTCCTGTTGCCCACGGTGCACAGCGATGATGGTGACAATTTTTTCTTAGTCAACACTTTCAGCATGAGCCCGGAAACTACCACCCCACAATTTG ACTATGCCAGCCGAGGACAAAAGAAGTTCGGCGATAAGTGTGAAAACACATTGGAATGCGGCTTTCCAGGTTCCATTTGTGATGCTAAGAAGAAGTCATGTCAATGCACTGAGGACTTACCAGTTACCAATCATATTGATAAATGTGGAAAAG AGGCTGCTGTGAATGAGTCTTGTTTCTTTAACGAACAATGTGAGGTGAAACACTATCAAACCGAATGCCGTGATGGACGATGCGCTTGCCGTTATGAAATGATGCCCTTTTGGGGCAAAGATGGAACAGTCGAATGCAAGG GACGTGGCGACAAGCGTGGACCAGAGACCTATATCGATCCGGCAATGATTGGCGTACTGGTAGGAATGGCATtgatgtttattataatttgtgtCGTCCTTCGATTATTTAGCCA GGCACGTTGGCGTGAGAACCGGACAATTTTCAACACACCGAATCCACGTCTCATGAACGTATCGCTTTTGCGTGATAGCAAACTCTTGCACGGCCAGGAGCGACGCGGCTCGCGTATGTCGGTGCGAGCGCCGTCGCGCCAGCCGAGCATGGCTTCGCTACGTCCGCATTCGCCGAATCCGTCGTTAG ATCACAAAGCAGGGCGTATGACGCGCTCCAAGAGCAACACACGTTCAAGTGACTCCCGTGTTAGCGACGTTTCGAATTGCTCGCGTCTGCTCGAGCATCCCCACACCACCATGCACGCACCGCACACATACGCGCCGTACACGCCGACCACACACACAAcgtaccaccaccaccaccaacagcCACCATCACCACAATCACAACCGCCAGAACCGCCACAGTCCAATGCAACTGCCACAGCCACAGCGAACGCGGATACCGACATCGAGACGGCTATGTGCTTGACCACGCCGCCAGCTGTCGCCATCAAGGCGAACAAATTCTGA
- the LOC105227568 gene encoding uncharacterized protein LOC105227568 isoform X4, whose protein sequence is MNVRKIQRSYQPLLSLQINTVAAAVHTTAASAVADAFVIVVVVAVVVVVVVAVAANVAVIADYRIVYVTLRLGPDSISKAIRKRHTQHYNSNYLIILITATKRKTKTYTIKYNARRHCYEPLDDQNNRNAIIKCDKKNILEKYKCVVCKINKNTINSTKALTRNNENTDFKDTRLSEMASNVHNMKMTLNISPSVERHDADVDHGVSVSGNYNHNVTTKSNTKSSAFLTLPFLTVFWLSICGFATSLFNIQAFAAKMLRLQESLVLCGIMGNKNQHHGKPSVGTPLVPSLLTQLPARKPLSPRLPRAAAAAASSTLVGSDLCASSFTSMISAPQTRIPFTISYVFYAMFILFLLPTVHSDDGDNFFLVNTFSMSPETTTPQFDYASRGQKKFGDKCENTLECGFPGSICDAKKKSCQCTEDLPVTNHIDKCGKEAAVNESCFFNEQCEVKHYQTECRDGRCACRYEMMPFWGKDGTVECKGRGDKRGPETYIDPAMIGVLVGMALMFIIICVVLRLFSQARWRENRTIFNTPNPRLMNVSLLRDSKLLHGQERRGSRMSVRAPSRQPSMASLRPHSPNPSLGSHSGSASASNASATSIRSTRSNSVAPGNVANVGQLERKGSQYHNQHQQQHPHHQQQQHQQQMPLITNITANPAAESVAVEIIVPEK, encoded by the exons ATGAATGTGAGGAAAATACAACGTTCGTATCAACCATTGTTATCGCTTCAAATAAACACTGTTGCTGCCGCCGTTCACACAACTGCCGCTTCTGCTGTTGCTGATGCTTTCGTGATCGTCGTCGTCGTAGCTGTCGTTGTCGTCGTCGTTGTTGCTGTCGCCGCAAATGTTGCCGTTATTGCTGATTATCGAATAGTCTATGTTACACTGCGGCTCGGACCGGATAGTATTAGCAAAGCGATTCGTAAGAGGCATACTCAACACTACAACAGCAACtacttaataatattaataacagcaacaaaaagaaaaacaaaaacgtacACAATTAAATACAATGCACGACGCCATTGTTATGAGCCGTTAGACGATCAAAACAATCGCAATGCTATTATAAAATGCGACAAGAAAAACAttctagaaaaatataaatgtgtagtttgtaaaattaacaaaaatacaattaacTCTACGAAAGCTTTAACACGAAATAACGAAAACACCGATTTTAAGGATACTCGTCTAAGTGAAATGGCCAGCAACGTACATAATATGAAAATGACTTTGAATATTTCGCCATCGGTGGAACGCCACGACGCCGATGTCGATCACGGCGTGTCCGTGTCAGGCAATTACAATCACAATGTCACAACTAAGTCCAATACTAAAAGTAGTGCATTCCTAACATTGCCATTTCTAACGGTTTTCTGGCTATCAATTTGTGGTTTCGCCACTTCATTATTCAATATTCAAGCGTTCGCCGCGAAAATGTTGCGCCTACAAGAATCGCTAGTACTGTGTGGCATTATGGGCAACAAAAACCAACATCATGGGAAACCAAGTGTCGGCACACCATTAGTGCCATCTCTGCTGACACAGTTGCCTGCGCGTAAGCCGTTGTCGCCACGACTACCCCGAGCAGCCGCGGCCGCAGCATCCTCAACACTAGTTGGCAGTGACTTGTGCGCCAGTTCATTTACGTCAATGATTTCTGCACCGCAAACACGTATCCCTTTCACCATTTCGTATGTGTTCTATGCCATGTTCATCCTTTTCCTGTTGCCCACGGTGCACAGCGATGATGGTGACAATTTTTTCTTAGTCAACACTTTCAGCATGAGCCCGGAAACTACCACCCCACAATTTG ACTATGCCAGCCGAGGACAAAAGAAGTTCGGCGATAAGTGTGAAAACACATTGGAATGCGGCTTTCCAGGTTCCATTTGTGATGCTAAGAAGAAGTCATGTCAATGCACTGAGGACTTACCAGTTACCAATCATATTGATAAATGTGGAAAAG AGGCTGCTGTGAATGAGTCTTGTTTCTTTAACGAACAATGTGAGGTGAAACACTATCAAACCGAATGCCGTGATGGACGATGCGCTTGCCGTTATGAAATGATGCCCTTTTGGGGCAAAGATGGAACAGTCGAATGCAAGG GACGTGGCGACAAGCGTGGACCAGAGACCTATATCGATCCGGCAATGATTGGCGTACTGGTAGGAATGGCATtgatgtttattataatttgtgtCGTCCTTCGATTATTTAGCCA GGCACGTTGGCGTGAGAACCGGACAATTTTCAACACACCGAATCCACGTCTCATGAACGTATCGCTTTTGCGTGATAGCAAACTCTTGCACGGCCAGGAGCGACGCGGCTCGCGTATGTCGGTGCGAGCGCCGTCGCGCCAGCCGAGCATGGCTTCGCTACGTCCGCATTCGCCGAATCCGTCGTTAG ggtcacattcgggcagcgcCAGCGCGAGCAACGCATCAGCCACGTCTATACGTTCGACGCGTAGTAATTCCGTGGCCCCAGGCAATGTAGCTAATGTCGGTCAGCTGGAGAGGAAGGGCTCGCAGTATCACAATCAGCATCAACAGCAGCATCcacatcaccaacaacaacaacatcaacaacaaatgCCGCTTATCACCAACATCACTGCTAATCCAGCAGCTGAAAGTGTGGCGGTCGAGATTATAGTCCCAGAAAAGTGA
- the LOC105227568 gene encoding uncharacterized protein LOC105227568 isoform X3 has protein sequence MNVRKIQRSYQPLLSLQINTVAAAVHTTAASAVADAFVIVVVVAVVVVVVVAVAANVAVIADYRIVYVTLRLGPDSISKAIRKRHTQHYNSNYLIILITATKRKTKTYTIKYNARRHCYEPLDDQNNRNAIIKCDKKNILEKYKCVVCKINKNTINSTKALTRNNENTDFKDTRLSEMASNVHNMKMTLNISPSVERHDADVDHGVSVSGNYNHNVTTKSNTKSSAFLTLPFLTVFWLSICGFATSLFNIQAFAAKMLRLQESLVLCGIMGNKNQHHGKPSVGTPLVPSLLTQLPARKPLSPRLPRAAAAAASSTLVGSDLCASSFTSMISAPQTRIPFTISYVFYAMFILFLLPTVHSDDGDNFFLVNTFSMSPETTTPQFDYASRGQKKFGDKCENTLECGFPGSICDAKKKSCQCTEDLPVTNHIDKCGKEAAVNESCFFNEQCEVKHYQTECRDGRCACRYEMMPFWGKDGTVECKGRGDKRGPETYIDPAMIGVLVGMALMFIIICVVLRLFSQARWRENRTIFNTPNPRLMNVSLLRDSKLLHGQERRGSRMSVRAPSRQPSMASLRPHSPNPSLGKTGSHSGSASASNASATSIRSTRSNSVAPGNVANVGQLERKGSQYHNQHQQQHPHHQQQQHQQQMPLITNITANPAAESVAVEIIVPEK, from the exons ATGAATGTGAGGAAAATACAACGTTCGTATCAACCATTGTTATCGCTTCAAATAAACACTGTTGCTGCCGCCGTTCACACAACTGCCGCTTCTGCTGTTGCTGATGCTTTCGTGATCGTCGTCGTCGTAGCTGTCGTTGTCGTCGTCGTTGTTGCTGTCGCCGCAAATGTTGCCGTTATTGCTGATTATCGAATAGTCTATGTTACACTGCGGCTCGGACCGGATAGTATTAGCAAAGCGATTCGTAAGAGGCATACTCAACACTACAACAGCAACtacttaataatattaataacagcaacaaaaagaaaaacaaaaacgtacACAATTAAATACAATGCACGACGCCATTGTTATGAGCCGTTAGACGATCAAAACAATCGCAATGCTATTATAAAATGCGACAAGAAAAACAttctagaaaaatataaatgtgtagtttgtaaaattaacaaaaatacaattaacTCTACGAAAGCTTTAACACGAAATAACGAAAACACCGATTTTAAGGATACTCGTCTAAGTGAAATGGCCAGCAACGTACATAATATGAAAATGACTTTGAATATTTCGCCATCGGTGGAACGCCACGACGCCGATGTCGATCACGGCGTGTCCGTGTCAGGCAATTACAATCACAATGTCACAACTAAGTCCAATACTAAAAGTAGTGCATTCCTAACATTGCCATTTCTAACGGTTTTCTGGCTATCAATTTGTGGTTTCGCCACTTCATTATTCAATATTCAAGCGTTCGCCGCGAAAATGTTGCGCCTACAAGAATCGCTAGTACTGTGTGGCATTATGGGCAACAAAAACCAACATCATGGGAAACCAAGTGTCGGCACACCATTAGTGCCATCTCTGCTGACACAGTTGCCTGCGCGTAAGCCGTTGTCGCCACGACTACCCCGAGCAGCCGCGGCCGCAGCATCCTCAACACTAGTTGGCAGTGACTTGTGCGCCAGTTCATTTACGTCAATGATTTCTGCACCGCAAACACGTATCCCTTTCACCATTTCGTATGTGTTCTATGCCATGTTCATCCTTTTCCTGTTGCCCACGGTGCACAGCGATGATGGTGACAATTTTTTCTTAGTCAACACTTTCAGCATGAGCCCGGAAACTACCACCCCACAATTTG ACTATGCCAGCCGAGGACAAAAGAAGTTCGGCGATAAGTGTGAAAACACATTGGAATGCGGCTTTCCAGGTTCCATTTGTGATGCTAAGAAGAAGTCATGTCAATGCACTGAGGACTTACCAGTTACCAATCATATTGATAAATGTGGAAAAG AGGCTGCTGTGAATGAGTCTTGTTTCTTTAACGAACAATGTGAGGTGAAACACTATCAAACCGAATGCCGTGATGGACGATGCGCTTGCCGTTATGAAATGATGCCCTTTTGGGGCAAAGATGGAACAGTCGAATGCAAGG GACGTGGCGACAAGCGTGGACCAGAGACCTATATCGATCCGGCAATGATTGGCGTACTGGTAGGAATGGCATtgatgtttattataatttgtgtCGTCCTTCGATTATTTAGCCA GGCACGTTGGCGTGAGAACCGGACAATTTTCAACACACCGAATCCACGTCTCATGAACGTATCGCTTTTGCGTGATAGCAAACTCTTGCACGGCCAGGAGCGACGCGGCTCGCGTATGTCGGTGCGAGCGCCGTCGCGCCAGCCGAGCATGGCTTCGCTACGTCCGCATTCGCCGAATCCGTCGTTAGGTAAGACAG ggtcacattcgggcagcgcCAGCGCGAGCAACGCATCAGCCACGTCTATACGTTCGACGCGTAGTAATTCCGTGGCCCCAGGCAATGTAGCTAATGTCGGTCAGCTGGAGAGGAAGGGCTCGCAGTATCACAATCAGCATCAACAGCAGCATCcacatcaccaacaacaacaacatcaacaacaaatgCCGCTTATCACCAACATCACTGCTAATCCAGCAGCTGAAAGTGTGGCGGTCGAGATTATAGTCCCAGAAAAGTGA
- the LOC105227568 gene encoding uncharacterized protein LOC105227568 isoform X1, which produces MNVRKIQRSYQPLLSLQINTVAAAVHTTAASAVADAFVIVVVVAVVVVVVVAVAANVAVIADYRIVYVTLRLGPDSISKAIRKRHTQHYNSNYLIILITATKRKTKTYTIKYNARRHCYEPLDDQNNRNAIIKCDKKNILEKYKCVVCKINKNTINSTKALTRNNENTDFKDTRLSEMASNVHNMKMTLNISPSVERHDADVDHGVSVSGNYNHNVTTKSNTKSSAFLTLPFLTVFWLSICGFATSLFNIQAFAAKMLRLQESLVLCGIMGNKNQHHGKPSVGTPLVPSLLTQLPARKPLSPRLPRAAAAAASSTLVGSDLCASSFTSMISAPQTRIPFTISYVFYAMFILFLLPTVHSDDGDNFFLVNTFSMSPETTTPQFDYASRGQKKFGDKCENTLECGFPGSICDAKKKSCQCTEDLPVTNHIDKCGKEAAVNESCFFNEQCEVKHYQTECRDGRCACRYEMMPFWGKDGTVECKGRGDKRGPETYIDPAMIGVLVGMALMFIIICVVLRLFSQARWRENRTIFNTPNPRLMNVSLLRDSKLLHGQERRGSRMSVRAPSRQPSMASLRPHSPNPSLGKTDHKAGRMTRSKSNTRSSDSRVSDVSNCSRLLEHPHTTMHAPHTYAPYTPTTHTTYHHHHQQPPSPQSQPPEPPQSNATATATANADTDIETAMCLTTPPAVAIKANKF; this is translated from the exons ATGAATGTGAGGAAAATACAACGTTCGTATCAACCATTGTTATCGCTTCAAATAAACACTGTTGCTGCCGCCGTTCACACAACTGCCGCTTCTGCTGTTGCTGATGCTTTCGTGATCGTCGTCGTCGTAGCTGTCGTTGTCGTCGTCGTTGTTGCTGTCGCCGCAAATGTTGCCGTTATTGCTGATTATCGAATAGTCTATGTTACACTGCGGCTCGGACCGGATAGTATTAGCAAAGCGATTCGTAAGAGGCATACTCAACACTACAACAGCAACtacttaataatattaataacagcaacaaaaagaaaaacaaaaacgtacACAATTAAATACAATGCACGACGCCATTGTTATGAGCCGTTAGACGATCAAAACAATCGCAATGCTATTATAAAATGCGACAAGAAAAACAttctagaaaaatataaatgtgtagtttgtaaaattaacaaaaatacaattaacTCTACGAAAGCTTTAACACGAAATAACGAAAACACCGATTTTAAGGATACTCGTCTAAGTGAAATGGCCAGCAACGTACATAATATGAAAATGACTTTGAATATTTCGCCATCGGTGGAACGCCACGACGCCGATGTCGATCACGGCGTGTCCGTGTCAGGCAATTACAATCACAATGTCACAACTAAGTCCAATACTAAAAGTAGTGCATTCCTAACATTGCCATTTCTAACGGTTTTCTGGCTATCAATTTGTGGTTTCGCCACTTCATTATTCAATATTCAAGCGTTCGCCGCGAAAATGTTGCGCCTACAAGAATCGCTAGTACTGTGTGGCATTATGGGCAACAAAAACCAACATCATGGGAAACCAAGTGTCGGCACACCATTAGTGCCATCTCTGCTGACACAGTTGCCTGCGCGTAAGCCGTTGTCGCCACGACTACCCCGAGCAGCCGCGGCCGCAGCATCCTCAACACTAGTTGGCAGTGACTTGTGCGCCAGTTCATTTACGTCAATGATTTCTGCACCGCAAACACGTATCCCTTTCACCATTTCGTATGTGTTCTATGCCATGTTCATCCTTTTCCTGTTGCCCACGGTGCACAGCGATGATGGTGACAATTTTTTCTTAGTCAACACTTTCAGCATGAGCCCGGAAACTACCACCCCACAATTTG ACTATGCCAGCCGAGGACAAAAGAAGTTCGGCGATAAGTGTGAAAACACATTGGAATGCGGCTTTCCAGGTTCCATTTGTGATGCTAAGAAGAAGTCATGTCAATGCACTGAGGACTTACCAGTTACCAATCATATTGATAAATGTGGAAAAG AGGCTGCTGTGAATGAGTCTTGTTTCTTTAACGAACAATGTGAGGTGAAACACTATCAAACCGAATGCCGTGATGGACGATGCGCTTGCCGTTATGAAATGATGCCCTTTTGGGGCAAAGATGGAACAGTCGAATGCAAGG GACGTGGCGACAAGCGTGGACCAGAGACCTATATCGATCCGGCAATGATTGGCGTACTGGTAGGAATGGCATtgatgtttattataatttgtgtCGTCCTTCGATTATTTAGCCA GGCACGTTGGCGTGAGAACCGGACAATTTTCAACACACCGAATCCACGTCTCATGAACGTATCGCTTTTGCGTGATAGCAAACTCTTGCACGGCCAGGAGCGACGCGGCTCGCGTATGTCGGTGCGAGCGCCGTCGCGCCAGCCGAGCATGGCTTCGCTACGTCCGCATTCGCCGAATCCGTCGTTAGGTAAGACAG ATCACAAAGCAGGGCGTATGACGCGCTCCAAGAGCAACACACGTTCAAGTGACTCCCGTGTTAGCGACGTTTCGAATTGCTCGCGTCTGCTCGAGCATCCCCACACCACCATGCACGCACCGCACACATACGCGCCGTACACGCCGACCACACACACAAcgtaccaccaccaccaccaacagcCACCATCACCACAATCACAACCGCCAGAACCGCCACAGTCCAATGCAACTGCCACAGCCACAGCGAACGCGGATACCGACATCGAGACGGCTATGTGCTTGACCACGCCGCCAGCTGTCGCCATCAAGGCGAACAAATTCTGA